The following is a genomic window from Antechinus flavipes isolate AdamAnt ecotype Samford, QLD, Australia chromosome 3, AdamAnt_v2, whole genome shotgun sequence.
aagggaaaacagaaaaagtagtggaaaggtataagaaaagggggaaaggggaaggactgcttgaggcaaatagtgctcataagtaaaatactggggaataggaaaaggggaaaaggaaagagaagagtataATTTGGGGTTGATAAGATGGCAGGGAATACATAATTAGTAGTTtgaaccataaatgtgaatgaggtgaactctctcataaagtaTAAGTGGATAGcacactggattaaaagccagaatcctacaatatgttatttacatgaaagatatttaaagcagagtgataacatacagagtaaaggtaaaaggctggagcaaaagctattatgcttcaggtgaagcaaaaAAGCAAGtgtagccatcctaatctcagatcaaggaaaagcaaaaattgatctgattaaaagagttaaggaaggaaactatattttgctaaagggtaccatagaaaaagaagcaacatcaatattaaacatatatgcaccaagaagtgtagcatctaaattattaaaggagaagttgagagatgcaagaagaaagagaaagcaaaactataatagtgtaagatttcaaccttgctctctcagaactagataaatcaaatcacaaaataaataagaaagaagttaaagaggtaaatagaatgctagaaaaactagatatgatagatctttggagaaaattggatggagacagaaagaagtacactttcttcttgtcagttcatggaacatatacaaaaactgaccaaatattaggacataaagacctcaaaatcaaatgcagaaatgcagaaataataaattcatttttttcacatcatgttgcaataaaaattacattcaataaaaggccagggcaAAATAGACCAAAGAGttattagaaactaaataatcaatCTCATCCTAAGGAATGAATGGATGAtaaagcaaatcatagacacaatcaataatttcatccaagagaatgacaataatgtgacaacataccaaaatttttggaatacagccaaagtagtaataaggggaaattttaaatctctggatgtttacttgcataaaatagagaaagagaagatcaatgaattaggcttgcaactaaaaaagcttaaaaaagaacaaattaaaaacccccaatcaaataacaaaacttgaaattctaaaaataaaaggagagattaatataattgaaagttttttagaaaactattgaattaataaataaaactaagagttggtattatgaaaaagtcaaaaaaatagataaacctttagttaatttgactagaaaaaagaaacagaaaaatcaaattgttagtctcaaaaatgaaaagggagaattatccaccaatgaaaagaaaattaaagcaataattaggaattacttgatccaactttatgctaataaatttgacaacatAAGTGATatggaggaatacctataaaatatggattgcccaggttaacagaagaggaaataaattacttaaatagcaccattaaaaaaaaaagtaatagaacaagctattaattaactccctaagaaaaaaaatccccatttaaagaacaattaactccaatactatataaactatttcaaaaatagggaatgaaggattcctataaaattccttttatgacacagatggtactgatacctaaaccagctaggatgaaaaaagagaaagaaaatcatagaccaatgtccctaatgattattgatgcaaaaatcttaaataaaatattaatagagattacagaaaatcatccccaggataatgcatctcaactaagtaggatttattccaggaaGGCAGAGCTGatccaatatcaggaaaactattaacataactgattatatcaataatcaattaaaaaaataattataactttaatttacagaacccatgcctgggtaattttttacaacattatcccttgcactcacttctgctatgacttttcccttccctctctccatcccctcccccagatgacaagcagtcctataatgttaaatatattacaatatatcctagatacactatatgtgtgcaggactgaacagttctcttgttgcacaggaagaattggattcagaaggtaaaaataacccaggaagaaaaacaaaaatgcaaacagtgtacattcatttcctagtgttctttatttgggtgtggctgcttctgtccatcataattaataaccaaattcacacacaaaaaaatgcttatctgaatagatgcagaaaaaaatttttcataaaatccaacacccatttctattaaaaacactagacagtatagcaataaatggatttttccttaaaacaatcagtagcatctatataaaaccatcagcaagcatcattatatgtaatggagatatactggaaccattcccaataagatcaggggtgaaacaaggttgcccactatcatcaatactgttcaataatgtattagaaatgcaagttttggcagtaagagaagaaaaagatattaaaggaattagagtacatATGAGGAAATGATTATCACTCTCTGCAGCTGGTAtagtggtatacttagagaactctagataatcaactaaaaaaaattattacaaacaatccagaactttagcaaagttgcaggataccaaataaaaccacataaatcatcagcattcttacacatcactaacaaaatccaagagcaagagatacaaagagaaattccatttaaaataagtattgatagtataaaatatttgggaatctgtctgatAAGAGagagtcaggaactatatgagcaaaactacaaaacacattccacataaataaagtcagatctaagcaattggaagaaatatcaagtgctcttggattggttgagcaagtataataaagataagaatattacttaaactaatctctttattaagtgctataacaatcaaattcccaagaaactattttactgacctaaaaaaaaataacaacaaaattcatctggaagaataaaaggtcaagaatttcaaaggaattaatgaagagcaaagcaaatgttggaatccttactaactgctaactaattagagttgatctaatcttacaagaagatgttttgggcagaacctgaaacaaggtactaagtagaacaaCCCACAATCCCTCTGTTGAAGgaacataaatagagcttcaatgggccagtcaaagaagtttttcagagtgaagaagctacaagtcgagatttcagtggaattacgccagaagccctctctctgaggcaaggcaagagagaatatattccacttggctggctggtcgcagaagagagttcagctgcattggagagaaGTTGGTGGCtaggctcctgcacttccccgactgagaccaagctggtctgaaagactcaccagaaagctagctgagccccaagtgaaggaaacaagagattcattccatctctgtgctggttggaggcagaagaaggcagaggctgaaggaccagacctttggatttggagatatttggagggctctaagctaaaccggctgtgttttgagaagaacaagaacagattcagatccatctgaactagatcacaacattttggcgcccaacgtggggccagggaccctactttcactgaagaagtctccagtgaccaggaactgagtgagtacaaccttttttggctgaaatgggacagatcctaggtaaagattctccatcccccaccccaaccccacaaaccccagccccacccaggagtggtgctatagaaagcctgcttaagctgatagaagatcaagggctacttgtaccttggggacaggcagctagacttctggctacattaaaaagcacctccccttggttcttagaagaagagcaaatctctctaaaaaactgggcattggttggtcaacagatctccttatataacaatgaaaatggtcctcattcagtttccattgaaatattctatttatacaatacgatacagttggccttaaaataccgtactagttctaggagaaaaggaaaaaactctaggaatagccaaagggggaagcctgagataaaggaggaagacaaagaacagattaatggccatatccccacagggcagggagacttaagtgaggctcaagggtggggtgaatctgaggcagcttcagtcccacctgaggagcaggtaattgactctcctccatcaactccaccctccaggatggagggaggaggggtagtgggggggggggggcagtgacagcaccagcacctctcTCCAGTCTTTCTGCCAACAAGGAAAAGCTGAAAGAGAGCTCACATTCAGGGGTCGTACTCTTAGTGGAAGAGGTAGAAGCAGGGTTGAAAGGCCTGCGAGTGGACCAGCAAGGGAAGAACGGCCCGCCCTTCCTGGCCGAGCACTCAGAGGAGGCCCTGGGGGCTGTGGCAGGCTCCTGGCCGCTGGCCAAAGATGGTGATATGTCTGCCTTTAACAAGCTAGTGAGCACCATGAAGGCGAGTGGCACTCTGCCTTCGCAGCCTAAAGTCAATGTGCATAGAGTTAAAGACCCACAAATAGCCATGGAtagaagaggtgggggaaagatGGAAAATGGTGAAACCTTCCTTGACCTGAAGAAGCTACCAGCATCAAAATCCCCACATCGTTACACAAAAGAGGAACTTTTGGACATTAAAGAGCGCCCTCACTCTAAACAGCGGCCTTCATGCCTTTCTGAAAAGTATGACAGTGATGACGTCTGGGATCCTGAGAAGTGGCACGCATCCCTTTACCCAACTTCAGGGCGAAACTCTCCGGtagaaaacttcaagaaagagcTGGACTTGGAGCGGCCCCTGATGCGGAAGGCAGCAGATCCCAGAGAGCGTGTAAAAGAAGATGATTTAGATGTTGTTCTAAGTCCCCAGAGACGCAGTTTTGGAGGAGGCTGTCATGTCACGACCTCGGTCAGCTCCCGGAGATCAGGGAGCCCCTTGGAGAAGGACAGCGATGGCGTCCGCATGATTGGAAGCCGTAGGATTGGCAGTGGAAGGATCATCTCTTATAAGGACCACCGCAGTGGGGATAAAGACTTGAGGGACTGCCGAGACTCAAGAGACCGGGAGAGAGACTACAAGGATAAGCGTTTCAGGAGAGAATTTGGAGACAGCAAGTGTGTCTTTGGAGAATGCAGAAGAAATGATTCCTATACAGAAGAGGAGCCCGAATGGTTTTCTGCCGGACCCACGAGTCAGTCCGAAACCATCGAGCTCACGAGCTTTGACGACAAGATTCTGGAAGAAGATCACAAAGGGCGAAAAAGAACAAGACGACGCCCCCCATCTGTgaaggaagatgataaaagatgttCTAGGAGAAGGTTCCGTCTCTGCCAGCAGATTTAGCAGGTGGTTTTCAAATCCCAGTCGATCGGGAAGTCGCTCCAGCAGCCTCGGATCGATGCCCCATGAAGAATTGGAGAAACTTGCAGGTTTAGAACAAGCAATTCTCTCTCCGGGTCAGAACTCAGGAAATTACTTCGCTCCTATACCATTGGAAGACCATGCTGAGAACAAAGTAGACATTCTAGAAATGCTCCAGAAGGCCAAAGTGGACCTAaagcccagtcactggccaaagattaaggcagacacctatatgtctggtgtaggaggatcaatagcagcagaagttagtgctgcccctatgaaatggacatttgaaaatgaaacaggagtttttactccttttgtggttgaaaaaatccccatcaatctgtggggaagagacattttgcaGCAGATAAGGATTGCAATtaagtacttcagctttttaggcagggctgctgttgaaggcctgccagcactctcaccagttcctattcagtggaaaactgatacaccagtgcgggtagaacagtggcccttaacaagagactttagaaattcagaactctgatgtcatcaaccaacagaaaagcaatcaggattacagttgggaagaatacaggccttttaagacaagaagacaatatccaatgcaaacaactccaatgtaattaccagatgatgaggagaaatcccaaacttggtaaatagaagggaattagattaactgcttggggaagaggatctgcttatatttccacagatgaagaaagaatcagatggctgacaatgagactgtcaaaaggactcttaaaatcttcagaaatcattgggttccctgagatgaaaaattgttgatgagactttttgcagtacttcagagcttacaggaattattagattcctggcacatgaactaatggacaatggattgcttatggactatttctaggacttatggacatgtgtaaattttcaggttgatttatgttgttacattactactagcctgtgttatattgctatgtgcttatgtaaattatgtataatgcctcccatattgatggatttatgtataccatgtatatctgttacaaagttctggtccatattgatggatttatgtgtaccccctcagaaaccccctatgttttaaaacaaaagaaagagggagatgttggaatccttactaactgctaactaattagagttgatctaatcttacaagaagatgttttggccagaacctgaaactaggtactaagtagaactaatcaatacaaggcttgtgttcacacctttactcattggagttcaatgagttcatatctcccatagtgctctctggcccaaagagcttcaagggaggtatgaactcattgaactccaatgagtaaaggtgtgaacacaagccttgtattaattagttctacttagtaccttgtttcaggttctgcccaaaacatcttcttgtaagattagatcaactctaattagttagcagttagtaaggattccaacatctccccctttcttttgttagatgaaaacaccaaaggaaataggaaatctaatcagattagtgggtttcctTAGGGGTACActaaaactatatattataaaacaatggtcatcaaaatcatttggtactggctaaggaatagggaagttgatcagtggagtaggtgaggttcacagaacaaaatagtcaatgactatagcgaTCTAGTAttcgacaaacccaaagaccctagcttttgggataagaatccattatttgcaaaaaaattggaaactagtatggttaAAAACTAGGCATAGAatcatacctaacaccatataacaagatcaggtcaaaatgggttaatgatctagacataaataatgatattataaataaattagaagagcataggatagtttacctctcagatttgtggaggaggaaggaatttatgactaaagaagaattagaaatgattattgatcacaaaatagataattttgattgtattaaattatttttttttgtacaaacaaaactaaggcagacaaaattagaagggaagcaagtaaactaggaaaatatttttacttccaaaggatctaataaaggcctcatttctaaaatatacagagaattgactcaaatttattatagttcaagccattctccaatcgataagtgttcaaaggatatatacagacaattttcagattaaaaaaattgaaactatttgttgTTACATGAAAccatgctccaaatcactattgatcagataaatgcaaattaagacaactctgagataccactacacacctctcagattggctaaaatgacatgaaaaataatgatgcatgtaggaggggatgtggttaaactgggacactgatacatttttggtgggcctgtgaacagatccaaccattctagagagcaatttgggattatgctcaaaaagttatcaaagtgtgcatacgtTTTCATCAAGCAGTGTTTTAACTGAGattatatctcaaaaagatcttaaaggagggaaagggacccacccacatgtgcaaaaatgtttgtggcagcccttttgtagtggcaagaaactggaaactgagtggataaaatgagcagaacctggagaatattttaaatggcaataacaataatataggatgatcaattctgatggacatggctttcttcaacaattaTGATTCTAACCAGTTCCCCTTGTAAATTTATGAAGAGAACCCTCTAtccccagagagaggattgtaggaacccagtgtggaccataacacagcattctcactttctctgttatttgcttgcatcttgttttcttgttcagtttttttcttttccttccttcttgatgtgatttttcttgtacagcaagataactttacaaacatatatatatatatatataatttaccatgtattttaacatatttaacatgtatttgactacctgccagctagtagagggggtgggtggaaggagggaaaatttggaataaaaggtttttcaagggtcagtgttggaaaaattacccatgcatatcaatagctttaaggaaaaaaaaaaattcaaattttctattcagctctgctcttttcatcatgaaagcttgaaaattctccatttttctgAATGTCTATCTTTCCCCCTGAAGTTTCATATTCTACTTTTCTGCATAGgttattctttgttgtaatcctagctcctttgctctccagaatataaTATTGCAAGCCCTAATCTTATGCTATCCTAAGTATAgtctccactatacttgaattgtttcttcctggagacttataatattttctccttcaccaaGAGGTCCAGAATTTGTCTAGAAAATTCCTGTGAGTTTTCATCTTAAGATGTTcaggattcttttaatttctattttatcctctggttctaaatTATCAAAACAGTTTTCATTGATAATCTATTAGATAATGCTATCTAGGCTCTTATTTATGTTGCTTTAATTTTTGATCATCATTTtgagatagtccaataattttaatactatctttcctggatccattttccagggtagctgtttttctaatgagaatatcacattgttttctattttttcatccttttatttttcctttattgtttcttgatttctcataaagtcagtGGCTTCCactttctcaattctaattttttgcctctaattttaatatttctaaattattttcctcagtgagtttttgtacttcccctcccatttggccaatttggctttttaaaggcattcttcaccccattagctttttgtatttccttttgaatcACCTTCAATTCtcatccctatttttcttctgcctctcttatttgatttttaaaatcccctttgagcttttccatgacttaagaccaattcttatttttcttagagactttggatgtaggaactttgactttgttatcttctgtgtattttgatttttcttactttctatagcaagaatttttgtctttgttttctcctttccctagCTTATTACTTACTTTTAactctttggctggaaaattatttcactcagTCTGATGCTCTacaatttatttagagtcataaTTAAGAGGTATTTGAAAAGATTTAAGGGAGAATGTTGCTGAGTCACTGCCTTTTTTGCCATCATATCTCTTCCCAGAGTATGGTCTTTACTGGGGGAATCACCCCAGAAATTCTGGTTTGGGGTTAGTCACACTAATTCTTAACTCTTTTTGTGGCCTTACTATCATACCTAAATATCCCTGACTCTACAAGTTAGAGCCATCCATATTTGATCCCTGAGTGACCTAAAGCAACACTTTTTGTAAGTTTGCAAATCTTACTGCATTTTGATGCCCTTTTCCAAGTAACTTTTTTCCAAGCATACTTTATCACAACTACATACTTATTCATTGCTCCTCAgagttattttttgtttctcttgtcaGCTGATTGATGGAGTTATTGCTGATTCCACATATTCTCACACATAGCCGAAATTCAATGTAAGTCCCTGATAACTTTCACCCTGGCCTTTTCTTCAAGATATTAGTCTGTTTCCTAATGGACCATGGAATGTGGAGGGTATCTTGCTTTGCCATATTGATGTTGTACGGAGCCAGTAGAATCCCAAATCTCTTTCCTCAATCATTTCTTATTCCAATCCCAGGAATGCAAGTATGAATTCTTCCATAACCTCTTCATCTCCTTGCCCACTGTCAACACTCAAGAAGTTTGCTATATAGTAAGAGGAGTTAAATAGCATGGTTcctattaataaacatttttatatcaggatttatgatttcattgtcccaagaaaaatacaaaaatcctAGCTATCTAAAGATTACATAAGCTTCAGAAATTTTTACTTTTGACTTGTTCTACTTTAATATTGATTTCTACCCTGAAGTCAAAGCCAAAAGAAGAATACAGAATGGAAGTGAGAAAGCTGGCgatcctcaattgatgggtattttcttcctccttccatatACCATTGACTTCTCAATTtatgagagagaagaggaatgatttaagagaaagattttttaaaaagaaaagtaataattaAATGCTGTCTTCCTCTTtatgtaatctccttgagagctgagattgtttttgtctctttcacTTATTATTAAATTTGAGGAAATTTACTTAATTTGTTTGATGAAAGGGGAAGAGAACAATTATAGAATAGAGATGGAAAATATTATTAAGACTTTTGTGATCCCTTAGATTTGTTCCTTATGTCAAGTAGTTTATTAATAATTGAGATTATACTGTGAAATTGTGCTCTAACACCTTGTCTTTTAATTTTGtatgaaatataaagaagaacAGTTTTActgaaaatactttttaacatATCTCATTGATGCTGATTTTCTCCTCTCCATGGAATTTCAGGTGCAACCTTTTGCAAAGAGCTTAcgatgtgcattttttttttttgtgatttgctCCAGAGCTTTATGCCTTTGATGTGCTTTACCTGTTTCCAtagttacttttttatttttatataaaagcaTAGTACCCTAAAAGTCATGTAAATGCATTTACAGGAATGATGTTATGAAATATTGCATGGCATATCCTTTCAGCAGGGCTACTCAACTCTCTGACAGATACAATGCAGCCACTGCTGCAGTATCATTCATATTTCTAAATTTGAAAGGAGAAATCATCCACTTTCACAAAGCATGAACAGAAGACAGGATTCATGTAGTATCAGCTAAAATAATGGTA
Proteins encoded in this region:
- the LOC127557286 gene encoding LOW QUALITY PROTEIN: eukaryotic translation initiation factor 4E transporter-like (The sequence of the model RefSeq protein was modified relative to this genomic sequence to represent the inferred CDS: inserted 2 bases in 1 codon) yields the protein MDRRGGGKMENGETFLDLKKLPASKSPHRYTKEELLDIKERPHSKQRPSCLSEKYDSDDVWDPEKWHASLYPTSGRNSPVENFKKELDLERPLMRKAADPRERVKEDDLDVVLSPQRRSFGGGCHVTTSVSSRRSGSPLEKDSDGVRMIGSRRIGSGRIISYKDHRSGDKDLRDCRDSRDRERDYKDKRFRREFGDSKCVFGECRRNDSYTEEEPEWFSAGPTSQSETIELTSFDDKILEEDHKGRKRTRRRPPSVKEXMIKDVLGEGSVSASRFSRWFSNPSRSGSRSSSLGSMPHEELEKLAGLEQAILSPGQNSGNYFAPIPLEDHAENKVDILEMLQKAKVDLKPSHWPKIKADTYMSGVGGSIAAEVSAAPMKWTFENETGVFTPFVVEKIPINLWGRDILQQIRIAIKNDVMKYCMAYPFSRATQLSDRYNAATAAVSFIFLNLKGEIIHFHKA